One Oncorhynchus keta strain PuntledgeMale-10-30-2019 unplaced genomic scaffold, Oket_V2 Un_contig_17214_pilon_pilon, whole genome shotgun sequence DNA segment encodes these proteins:
- the LOC127919603 gene encoding vascular cell adhesion protein 1-like isoform X1: MHTLSLLLILHLLKPGVCETCSLVVSPAGLVVKYGAPASANCTSDTITSMGWEPSLGESPLFGTEVKELTWRVDSLTDWNIKPQCFEISEVGGQCARVLKVTVYKLPDRVSIRYLNHSGPVVEGHQYSLHCLVQNIAPVEHLRVTFFKVSTNGERTVSYTQPLNNDIHQLNNDMRRPVNESYSLQFSPTSVDDGAQWFCSAMLDLGPEGPRPPAVMESERLNTTVHFTPEFSCSAKLQVRAGEGLTCDVRGNPVPSVTWLRDGQVLTPPTHLSREDAGNYTLMALNRIGRANHTVEVEVLHGRAARGASCQAAGSATVAVLLLQLIHWLY, from the exons atgcacacactctctctcctcctcatcctccaccttCTGAagccag GCGTGTGTGAGACCTGTTCCCTGGTGGTCAGTCCTGCTGGGCTGGTGGTGAAGTATGGAGCCCCTGCTTCGGCCAACTGCACCTCCGATACGATCACCTCCATGGGCTGGGAGCCGAGCCTAGGAGAATCTCCGCTCTTTGGCACTGAGGTGAAAGAGCTGACTTGGAGAGTAGACAGCCTGACTGACTGGAATATAAAGCCTCAATGCTTTGAGATCTCTGAGGTGGGAGGCCAGTGTGCCAGAGTGCTGAAAGTTACTGTTTACA AGCTTCCAGACAGAGTCTCCATCAGATATTTAAACCACTCTGGTCCCGTGGTTGAGGGGCATCAGTACTCTCTGCATTGTCTTGTCCAGAACATCGCTCCTGTTGAGCACCTCAGAGTGACCTTCTTCAAAGTCTCTACCAATGGTGAACGGACAGTGTCATACACACAACCACTGAACAACGACATTCACCAGTTGAACAATGACATGAGGCGACCGGTGAACGAGAGCTATTCCCTGCAGTTCTCCCCCACTAGTGTTGACGACGGGGCCCAGTGGTTTTGTTCAGCCATGTTGGATCTGGGACCAGAGGGACCCCGACCTCCTGCTGTGATGGAATCAGAGCGCCTCAACACCACTGTGCACT TCACTCCTGAGTTCTCCTGTTCTGCCAAGCTGCAGGTGCGAGCAGGGGAGGGGCTAACTTGTGATGTCAGAGGCAATCCCGTCCCATCGGTCACCTGGCTGAGAGACGGACAGGTACTGACCCCGCCCACACACCTGAGCAGAGAGGATGCTGGGAATTACACCCTCATGGCTTTGAACCGTATCGGAAGAGCCAATCACACAGTGGAGGTGGAGGTCCTACATGGCCGTGCTGctagag
- the LOC127919603 gene encoding vascular cell adhesion protein 1-like isoform X2, whose protein sequence is MHTLSLLLILHLLKPGVCETCSLVVSPAGLVVKYGAPASANCTSDTITSMGWEPSLGESPLFGTEVKELTWRVDSLTDWNIKPQCFEISEVGGQCARVLKVTVYKLPDRVSIRYLNHSGPVVEGHQYSLHCLVQNIAPVEHLRVTFFKVSTNGERTVSYTQPLNNDIHQLNNDMRRPVNESYSLQFSPTSVDDGAQWFCSAMLDLGPEGPRPPAVMESERLNTTVHFTPEFSCSAKLQVRAGEGLTCDVRGNPVPSVTWLRDGQELPVRLLGVPRWLCCSSSSFIGYIE, encoded by the exons atgcacacactctctctcctcctcatcctccaccttCTGAagccag GCGTGTGTGAGACCTGTTCCCTGGTGGTCAGTCCTGCTGGGCTGGTGGTGAAGTATGGAGCCCCTGCTTCGGCCAACTGCACCTCCGATACGATCACCTCCATGGGCTGGGAGCCGAGCCTAGGAGAATCTCCGCTCTTTGGCACTGAGGTGAAAGAGCTGACTTGGAGAGTAGACAGCCTGACTGACTGGAATATAAAGCCTCAATGCTTTGAGATCTCTGAGGTGGGAGGCCAGTGTGCCAGAGTGCTGAAAGTTACTGTTTACA AGCTTCCAGACAGAGTCTCCATCAGATATTTAAACCACTCTGGTCCCGTGGTTGAGGGGCATCAGTACTCTCTGCATTGTCTTGTCCAGAACATCGCTCCTGTTGAGCACCTCAGAGTGACCTTCTTCAAAGTCTCTACCAATGGTGAACGGACAGTGTCATACACACAACCACTGAACAACGACATTCACCAGTTGAACAATGACATGAGGCGACCGGTGAACGAGAGCTATTCCCTGCAGTTCTCCCCCACTAGTGTTGACGACGGGGCCCAGTGGTTTTGTTCAGCCATGTTGGATCTGGGACCAGAGGGACCCCGACCTCCTGCTGTGATGGAATCAGAGCGCCTCAACACCACTGTGCACT TCACTCCTGAGTTCTCCTGTTCTGCCAAGCTGCAGGTGCGAGCAGGGGAGGGGCTAACTTGTGATGTCAGAGGCAATCCCGTCCCATCGGTCACCTGGCTGAGAGACGGACAG